Proteins from a single region of Symphalangus syndactylus isolate Jambi chromosome 12, NHGRI_mSymSyn1-v2.1_pri, whole genome shotgun sequence:
- the BEST4 gene encoding bestrophin-4 isoform X1 gives MFPSPCHDSTGLDQALCWGRRGAPTPRLSTLPSYSLYHGGQAGFYVTLVVNRWWSQYTSIPLPDQLMCVISASVHGVDQRGRLLRRTLIRYANLASVLVLRSVSTRVLKRFPTMEHVVDAGVPPAGSLWGPGPRPDAGAAWESPGSRGLQGRVWTATGMRNRESWDSRWTRGRGARRRNSSLPWRQRVQLHPTCFTPSGFMSQEERKKFESLKSDFNKYWVPCVWFTNLAAQARRDGRIRDDIALCLLLEELNKYRAKCSMLFHYDWISIPLVYTQVVTIAVYSFFALSLVGRQFVEPEAGAAKPQKLLKPGQEPAPSLGDLDMYVPLTTLLQFFFYAGWLKVAEQIINPFGEDDDDFETNQLIDRNLQVSLLSVDEMYQNLPPAEKDQYWDEDQPQPPYTVATAAESLRPSFLGSTFNLRMSDDPEQSLQVEASPGSGRPAPAAQTPLLGRFLGVGAPSPAISLRNFGRVRGTPRPPHLLRFRAEEGGDPEAAPRIEEETAESGDEALEP, from the exons ATGTTTCCTTCCCCCTGCCACGATTCAACTGGCCTGGACCAGGCCCTTTGCTGGGGGAGGCGAGGCGCTCCGACCCCCAGGCTCTCCACCCTCCCTTCCTACTCCCTCTACCACGGCGGCCAAGCAGGTTTCTATGTGACTCTCGTGGTGAACCGCTGGTGGTCCCAGTACACAAGCATCCCGCTGCCAGACCAGCTGATGTGCGTCATCTCGGCTAGCGTGCACGGCGTGGACCAGCGGGGCCGCCTGCTGCGCCGCACCCTCATCCGCTACGCGAACCTGGCGTCAGTGCTGGTACTGCGCTCGGTCAGCACCCGCGTGCTTAAGCGCTTCCCCACCATGGAGCACGTGGTGGACGCAGGTGTGCCGCCCGCCGGGAGCCTCTGGGGGCCCGGCCCACGGCCGGATGCAGGTGCCGCCTGGGAGAGTCCTGGGAGCAGGGGCCTCCAGGGAAGGGTCTGGACTGCGACAGGAATGCGGAACCGCGAGTCCTGGGACAGCCGGTGGACGCGAGGGAGGGGAGCCAGACGGCGGAACAGCAGCCTCCCCTGGCGGCAGAGGGTGCAACTGCACCCCACCTGCTTTACCCCCTCAGGTTTCATGTcccaggaagagaggaaaaagttTGAGAGCCTGAAATCCGACTTCAACAAGTACTGGGTCCCCTGCGTCTGGTTCACCAACCTGGCGGCCCAGGCCCGGAGGGACGGGCGAATCCGTGACGATATAGCTCTCTGTCTACTTTTGGAA GAGCTGAACAAGTACCGAGCCAAGTGCAGCATGCTATTCCACTATGACTGGATCAGCATCCCCCTCGTCTACACCCAA GTGGTGACCATAGCCGTCTACTCTTTCTTTGCCCTCTCCCTGGTTGGCCGCCAGTTTGTGGAGCCAGAGGCAGGGGCTGCCAAACCTCAGAAGCTTCTGAAGCCGGGCCAGGAGCCAGCCCCATCCCTGGGAGACCTGGACATGTATGTGCCTCTCACCACTCTGCTGCAGTTCTTCTTCTATGCTGGCTGGCTCAAG GTGGCTGAACAGATCATCAACCCATTTGGTGAGGATGATGACGACTTTGAGACAAACCAGCTCATAGACCGCAACTTGCAG GTGTCCCTGCTATCCGTGGACGAAATGTACCAGAACCTTCCCCCCGCTGAGAAGGACCAGTACTGGGATGAGGACCAGCCGCAGCCACCCTACACTGTGGCCACGGCGGCCGAGTCTCTGCGGCCCTCATTCCTGGGCTCCACCTTCAACCTGCG CATGAGCGACGACCCTGAGCAGAGCCTGCAGGTGGAGGCGTCCCCCGGATCGGGTCGGCCCGCACCCGCCGCGCAGACCCCGTTGCTCGGCCGCTTCCTGGGCGTAGGGGCGCCCTCCCCCGCCATCAGCCTCCGGAACTTCGGCCGCGTGCGAGGCACCCCCCGTCCCCCGCATCTGCTGCGCTTCCGGGCCGAGGAGGGCGGCGACCCCGAGGCCGCACCCCGCATCGAGGAGGAGACGGCGGAGTCCGGGGACGAGGCCCTGGAGCCCTGA
- the BEST4 gene encoding bestrophin-4 isoform X2, whose product MTVSYTLKVAEARFGGFSGLLLRWRGSIYKLLYKEFLLFGALYAVLSITYRLLLTQEQRYVYAQVARYCNRSADLIPLSFVLGFYVTLVVNRWWSQYTSIPLPDQLMCVISASVHGVDQRGRLLRRTLIRYANLASVLVLRSVSTRVLKRFPTMEHVVDAGFMSQEERKKFESLKSDFNKYWVPCVWFTNLAAQARRDGRIRDDIALCLLLEELNKYRAKCSMLFHYDWISIPLVYTQVVTIAVYSFFALSLVGRQFVEPEAGAAKPQKLLKPGQEPAPSLGDLDMYVPLTTLLQFFFYAGWLKVAEQIINPFGEDDDDFETNQLIDRNLQVSLLSVDEMYQNLPPAEKDQYWDEDQPQPPYTVATAAESLRPSFLGSTFNLRMSDDPEQSLQVEASPGSGRPAPAAQTPLLGRFLGVGAPSPAISLRNFGRVRGTPRPPHLLRFRAEEGGDPEAAPRIEEETAESGDEALEP is encoded by the exons ATGACGGTTTCATATACTCTCAAAGTGGCGGAGGCCCGCTTCGGAGGTTTCTCTGGCCTGCTTCTCCGTTGGAGGGGAAGCATCTACAAGCTCCTCTACAAGGAATTCCTCCTCTTCGGGGCCTTGTACGCTGTGCTTAGCATCACCTACCG GCTGCTGCTGACCCAGGAGCAGAGGTACGTGTATGCTCAGGTGGCCCGGTACTGCAACCGCTCAGCGGACCTCATCCCCTTGTCCTTTGTATTGG GTTTCTATGTGACTCTCGTGGTGAACCGCTGGTGGTCCCAGTACACAAGCATCCCGCTGCCAGACCAGCTGATGTGCGTCATCTCGGCTAGCGTGCACGGCGTGGACCAGCGGGGCCGCCTGCTGCGCCGCACCCTCATCCGCTACGCGAACCTGGCGTCAGTGCTGGTACTGCGCTCGGTCAGCACCCGCGTGCTTAAGCGCTTCCCCACCATGGAGCACGTGGTGGACGCAG GTTTCATGTcccaggaagagaggaaaaagttTGAGAGCCTGAAATCCGACTTCAACAAGTACTGGGTCCCCTGCGTCTGGTTCACCAACCTGGCGGCCCAGGCCCGGAGGGACGGGCGAATCCGTGACGATATAGCTCTCTGTCTACTTTTGGAA GAGCTGAACAAGTACCGAGCCAAGTGCAGCATGCTATTCCACTATGACTGGATCAGCATCCCCCTCGTCTACACCCAA GTGGTGACCATAGCCGTCTACTCTTTCTTTGCCCTCTCCCTGGTTGGCCGCCAGTTTGTGGAGCCAGAGGCAGGGGCTGCCAAACCTCAGAAGCTTCTGAAGCCGGGCCAGGAGCCAGCCCCATCCCTGGGAGACCTGGACATGTATGTGCCTCTCACCACTCTGCTGCAGTTCTTCTTCTATGCTGGCTGGCTCAAG GTGGCTGAACAGATCATCAACCCATTTGGTGAGGATGATGACGACTTTGAGACAAACCAGCTCATAGACCGCAACTTGCAG GTGTCCCTGCTATCCGTGGACGAAATGTACCAGAACCTTCCCCCCGCTGAGAAGGACCAGTACTGGGATGAGGACCAGCCGCAGCCACCCTACACTGTGGCCACGGCGGCCGAGTCTCTGCGGCCCTCATTCCTGGGCTCCACCTTCAACCTGCG CATGAGCGACGACCCTGAGCAGAGCCTGCAGGTGGAGGCGTCCCCCGGATCGGGTCGGCCCGCACCCGCCGCGCAGACCCCGTTGCTCGGCCGCTTCCTGGGCGTAGGGGCGCCCTCCCCCGCCATCAGCCTCCGGAACTTCGGCCGCGTGCGAGGCACCCCCCGTCCCCCGCATCTGCTGCGCTTCCGGGCCGAGGAGGGCGGCGACCCCGAGGCCGCACCCCGCATCGAGGAGGAGACGGCGGAGTCCGGGGACGAGGCCCTGGAGCCCTGA
- the RPS8 gene encoding small ribosomal subunit protein eS8: MGISRDNWHKRRKTGGKRKPYHKKRKYELGRPAANTKIGPRRIHTVRVRGGNKKYRALRLDVGNFSWGSECCTRKTRIIDVVYNASNNELVRTKTLVKNCIVLIDSTPYRQWYESHYALPLGRKKGAKLTPEEEEILNKKRSKKIQKKYDERKKNAKISSLLEEQFQQGKLLACIASRPGQCGRADGYVLEGKELEFYLRKIKARKGK, translated from the exons ATGG GCATCTCTCGGGACAACTGGCACAAGCGCCGCAAAACCGGGGGCAAGAGAAAGCCCTACCACAAGAAACGGAAGTATGAGTTGGGGCGCCCAGCTGCCAACACCAAG ATTGGCCCCCGCCGCATCCACACAGTCCGTGTGCGGGGAGGTAACAAGAAATACCGTGCCCTGAGGTTGGACgtggggaatttctcctggggCTCAGAGT GTTGTACTCGTAAAACAAGGATCATCGATGTTGTCTACAATGCATCTAATAACGAGCTGGTTCGTACCAAGACCCTGGTGAAGAATTGCATCGTGCTCATAGACAGCACACCGTACCGACAGTGGTACGAGTCCCACTATGCGCTGCCCCTGGGCCGCAAGAAGGGAGCCAAGCTG actcctgaggaagaagagattttaaacaaaaaacgatctaaaaaaattcagaagaaatatgatgaaaggaaaaagaatgccAAAATCAGCAGTCTCCTGGAGGAGCAGTTCCAGCAGGGCAAGCTTCTTG CGTGCATCGCTTCAAGGCCTGGACAGTGTGGCCGAGCAGATGGCTATGTGCTAGAGGGCAAAGAGTTGGAGTTCTATCTTAGGAAAATCAAGGCCCGGAAAGGCAAATAA